TTTGTTCCTAAATATAATATTGATTTTAGAGGTTGGTCTATTGAATTGTATTCTGTTGCAACGAGTATTCCACCTGCATTTTCAGTATGTTTCTTACCATTTTGAGTAATTATTTTTTTTGCGGACAATTCACCATTCCCGTTATAAGTTTCAATAGTGTTTTCAGCAAATGAGTAAGAGTATTTCACTTTCTGAGATAATGTTTTTTTGCTTGAATCCTTAAGGTCATAATCATAGGTGTTTGTCTCAATGAGTTTTCCGTTTGCATCATAAATATATTCTGTTTGTTGTAGGGTGTCTTTGACTATTTCTTCTATATGGGTTTCTTTATCCAAGATAGTTTTGTCTCTTAGGATAATAATGGTATTGAGTTTAAGACTTTTGTCATAGATATAATGTATAATATCCTCTTTATTGGTTATTTTGTCGTAGAAAGTTCTTTTTTCTATTTTATTTGCTGTTTTTTTATAGATATTACCATTTTCATCGTAAAATGTTCGACTATATTTGTCCATATCTTGCTTAATATACTCTCCGAATTTAAACGCGAAATTGTAGTATGTTTCTGTCATGGATATAACATGCCCTTTTATTTTTTCTTTTTGTAGGTCAGTCTTCTGTGCCATTACAAAAACGGTGAAAATCAATAAAATAGTCGTAATAATAGTTCTCATAATTTTGTTTTTTCATCCTCTAGTTCCAATAAGGATTTTAGTGAAAAAAAGAAAACGCGGAACTGCGTGCTATTCATTGTTTTTGAAGGTCCTGAGAAAACCCGACACACTTATGAATAGACAGCAGACCCGCGCTGTTTAGCGCGAGAACCGCATATGTCATTCTTGTGTGTCGCGAAAATTTCTCAGGTTTTCAAAAACAAGAATGAAGCACAACGCTTCTTACAATAACTTCTTTAAAAAAACAAATGTATCGCTATACATACTTTCACTTCGCAAAAATAGCCATATTTTTTCTAAGAAGCAAATAAAATGTAAGGTCTTTATTGGAGACTCAAAATATTATCGTATCTTTGTCATCGGAGTTGCAAGTGAGCAATTTCATTTAATATATTATGCGCTATGAGCGTTAAATATAGGAAAAGAAAAATCGTACTTCAATTCGACAAGGAAAATCCGTTGTCAAAGTACGTTGCTACTAATGTAGTTATTGGTAGTATCGGTTACAACAAACTCTGTGATGAAGTAAACCAGCGTACTGGGATGCATCGGGGCATAGTAGATGTTGTATTAAAGGGTGTTCAAGACACTATGATTTCTTTTTTAGAAGAAGGCTTTTCGGTGAAGTTGGGAGAGTTCGGTTCATTCCGTCCGTCCATTCAAGCCAAAAGCCAGGATAAAGAAGAAGATGTAGACTCGGACACAATATCCAGAGTAAAGATTGTTTTTACTCCGGGAAACAAATTCCAGCAGATGCTGGGTGGAGTGAGTAAAGAATCTTTCTCTAATACGTCGAAAGATGGAGGGGAAGACAAAGGGAAACCCGATAATCCGGGTGGTGGCTCCGAAGGTGAAACACCGGACCCTTCTGTTTGATCTTTTTTATTTATTTTAAGCTAAACGAATGAGGGAAACTGGAAAGCTTCCCTCATTTTTTTTGTCATATTCGTCCGAAACCTTCCAAATCGCCGTTGGGCAACGGTGAATTCACGGTTGCCCAACGGTAAATTTGCCGTTGCCCAACGATGATTTTATGGATAATGGCTATTTATTATCAAAATTGATGACATAATATCTCTTGTTGGCTTTTAATGATATGTGTAGAATATTAACCGATTAATCTGTGAGGTTTCTATGAGAAAATTGTAGGATATAAATTGCGGAGAATAATCTTTTAACTTGCCATGATAAAGAGTTCTATTAAAAATATATATCTTTGCGAGACAGATGTTGATTTATAAAGGAAGCGAATATGAGCAATAAAATATATCCTATCGGTATTCAGAATTTTGAAAAGATTCGTAATGACGGTTATTTCTATATTGATAAAACCGCCTTGATATACCAAATGGTCAAGACGGGAAGTTATTATTTCTTGAGTCGTCCGCGCCGTTTCGGAAAGAGTCTGCTCATCTCTACCTTAGAAGCCTACTTTCAAGGAAAAAAGGACTTGTTTGAAGGATTAGCAATAGAAAAGTTGGAAAAGGACTGGATTAAATATCCTATATTGCATCTGGATCTTAATATCGAGAAATATGATACACTGGAAAGTTTGGATAAGATATTGAATGATAATCTGGAATATTGGGAAAGCCAATACGGCAGCCGTCCGTCCGAGACTTCTTTTTCTCTACGTTTTGCAGGTATCATTCAGCGTGCTTGCGAGAAGACGGGACAGCGGGTAGTTATTTTGGTTGATGAATATGACAAGCCTATGCTGCAAGCTATAGGTAATGAGGAATTACAGAAACAATTCCGAAATACCCTGAAACCATTCTATGGAGCTTTGAAGACTAAGGACGGTTGTATCAAGTTTGCCCTTCTCACTGGTGTGACAAAGTTTGGCAAAGTCAGTGTATTCAGTGATTTGAATAATCTGGATGATATTTCAATGTGGAATGAGTACATCGAAATATGTGGTGTCAGCGAGCGTGAAATTCACGAAAATCTGGAAACGGAACTTCATGAATTTGCCGCAGCACGAGGAATAACGTATGACAAACTTTGTGAAGAACTGAGAGAGTGCTATGACGGCTATCACTTTACGCACAATTCAATCGGCATGTACAATCCGTTTAGTCTGCTTAACGCTTTCAAACGTAAGGAGTTCGGCAGTTATTGGTTTGAGACGGGTACGCCTACCTATTTAGTGAAGTT
The DNA window shown above is from Bacteroides faecium and carries:
- a CDS encoding ATP-binding protein, whose amino-acid sequence is MSNKIYPIGIQNFEKIRNDGYFYIDKTALIYQMVKTGSYYFLSRPRRFGKSLLISTLEAYFQGKKDLFEGLAIEKLEKDWIKYPILHLDLNIEKYDTLESLDKILNDNLEYWESQYGSRPSETSFSLRFAGIIQRACEKTGQRVVILVDEYDKPMLQAIGNEELQKQFRNTLKPFYGALKTKDGCIKFALLTGVTKFGKVSVFSDLNNLDDISMWNEYIEICGVSEREIHENLETELHEFAAARGITYDKLCEELRECYDGYHFTHNSIGMYNPFSLLNAFKRKEFGSYWFETGTPTYLVKLLKKHHYDLERMAHEETDAQVLNSIDSESTNPIPVIYQSGYLTIKGYDERFGMYRLGFPNREVEEGFIRFLLPFYANVNKVESPFEIQKFVREVESGDYNSFFRRLQSFFADTTYEVIRDQELHYENVLFIVFKLVGFYVNVEYNTNDGRIDLVLQTDKFIYIMEFKLNGTAEDALQQINDKHYALPFEMDGRKLFKIGVNFSAETRNIEKWIVEEK
- a CDS encoding HU family DNA-binding protein produces the protein MSVKYRKRKIVLQFDKENPLSKYVATNVVIGSIGYNKLCDEVNQRTGMHRGIVDVVLKGVQDTMISFLEEGFSVKLGEFGSFRPSIQAKSQDKEEDVDSDTISRVKIVFTPGNKFQQMLGGVSKESFSNTSKDGGEDKGKPDNPGGGSEGETPDPSV